The Desmonostoc muscorum LEGE 12446 genome includes a region encoding these proteins:
- a CDS encoding type I polyketide synthase, which yields MNNTADINKLSPLQRAVIALKEMRLKLDALERSKNEPIAIVGMSCRFPGGADSPSQFWELLRNGVDAIAEVPEDRWNIDEYYSSNLNLSGKMYTRNGAFIQNVDQFDPHFFGISAKEAASMDPQQRLLLELAWEALEYGGQSPQKLNGSKTGVFMGLFMDDYSRFNLYSGDHDRIDGYSSLGNARSVAVGRVAHFLGFQGPVMQLDTACSSSLLAVHLASHSLRSGECNMALAGGVNLILSPEASIGLSKMRALAPDGRCKTFDAAADGYGRGEGCGIVVLKRLSDAIANGDNILALVRGSAVNHDGASSGLTVPNGLAQEALISQALQNACVEPLKVSYVETHGTGTALGDPIEVRALGSVLCQGRSSEEPLFIGSVKTQVGHLESAAGIASLMKVILALQNQEIPGNLHLKQPSSHIQWDKLAVKVPTAPTKWDSQGQRLAGVSSFGISGTNVHLVVEEAPKVKSLEPQTEERPRHLLCLSALTETALVSLAQSYQTFLKSHPAASLANICFTANTGRSHFKYRLAVVAESTADLSEQLQGFAVGDSTVKFSRGKVENNRPKIVFLFAGQGSQYVGMARQLYETQPTFRKTLDRCDEILRPYLQKPLLSVLYPESNAPQLLHETAYTQPALFALEYALAQLWKSWGIVPDAVIGHSVGEYVAACVAGVFSLEDGLKLIAERGRLIQSLPQDGTMAAVFAPEAKIASLLQNHADKVSIACVNGPNNVVISGVRETVSEILEQLKLQGINAQVLQVSHAFHSPLMASILDEFEQIANALEFQKPRIPFISNVTGEILEARQVPDAAYWRQHLRGTVRFFTGMETLSKRDYDIFLEVGPSTTLLGMGKKCLPENTATWLPSLKKDSDDWMQLLATAGELYVRGTTIDWSAFDRDYQRQLIVLPTYPFQRQRYWVEKVVEVRRQKIEEALQSAPILKPKSENISRQAVVPPEWFYHWQWHSESLIESTEIATGAILIFGDRHHVGERFSELLDSRKYTTYFVTPGASFKQKDKHFTVNPAVAQDYVQLIETIKAEGLPISTVIHLWNYKQEQVSPEKLLVEDNTFNQSFWSLQWLAQAFTKQYPSNNLNLLLVTEGAYIASESDSLHNVHQSMTGTLVRVLSQENPTIQTKVVDVTPDILPQELTKILSQEIQTQATGEGIVAIRDRQRLTRSLERINVPQNHNQVSLSSGDTWLITGGSSDVGTEIALTLASETQINLVLTGRNPLPPRETWESSNHNAATTKRIQAIQQLESLGATVMYQAVDVTDSLGMEDLVKAIKLRFGSLDGVIHAAGVADHTTFKLLQKPNSTIAKVLAPKVQGTIVLDRVTRNEPLKYFVVLSSVSASKAEWGTGMADYAAANTFLDSYVVYRNQRGASGHSLALNYSLWSDRGMGALLGDATLLMVKSKGLNPLEPEPAANAFIKALAFNNSSVIHIIDAIEASVPVKQVRFTTAEKAPTKTLNIRNLVREILGQHLAISEGEIEGYQTFTELGLDSVGTVEVVQGLGKALEAELLPTLLFEYQTPDDLIDYLQEKFGYEISSVSGDDLLTNRRDAEGRDGEEVDSPQIFDEEKLAEDLEAESPNTTNDNVREQDIAIIGMACKIPGADNLEEYWNLLIEGRSAAKDVPEDRWFHQHYFSENSSKETSISKRGCFVENPFDFDPMFFGISPKEAVAMDPQQRVFLELAMKALQQAGYGGRYRTKNIGVFVGCGQNTYIEHFGNSQYYEALSQRFGDSAWFKNLENGDRQNLLNTLSQVLQPSEILPESSAGNEVNELAARVSHCLDLKGPSMAVVTACSSSLVALHIACESIRSGESKMAIVGGVNFNLSPSPFTFLKKAQALSPTGTCYPFDKRANGLILGEGAGVLIVKPLKQALADGDNIHAVIKGSAINNDGHSQGITAPNPKGQSEAIRQAYLNSGVDPETISYIETHGTGTLLGDPIEVEGMTKAFSTFTTKKGFCGIGSVKSSIGHLLSASGIVSLIKVVLAMQNGKIPQTLGFSEPNPHINFANTPFYVVGDGSKQWLRNENPLRAGVNGFGFGGTNCHVILEQSPLTANNVVKSQVKTFSPQLLFLTAHNQTALQQVAAQLYEHIANHPEQQTNQICFTQNNAQREQPLKAALLVNNRQDLLDNLKAIANNQTKSEIHTGKANPQRTTPIHLVFDENISITPEEVEILRQNFTEFNKACTDCEQYLGCGISKLTTKAYIFAVQYAWGRWLQSLELQPTSLLVEKIGVIVGACLNGMLKLEQAIKLLDSQVEPSIPQQELSSTWTCPLITPEGIFRQHQQVSANQLLNLVQNVRSLNVDNIREVISKQGVYLSLGNSPSLQQQITSLDANGTWIYPDKQQPVANSLLTTLAKLYVAGVRFNSQYLFPENLHRVVLPTYPFQRKTYRVEIITTEIEKETIPTTIPTLLPIEKLPSLSPQQRHLSHATLAEDLVKLDNNHQPNSTKLLPLEKLTPLSPEQRQLTYLVLSEEWQKLGK from the coding sequence ATGAATAATACCGCAGATATAAATAAGTTATCTCCCCTGCAACGTGCTGTTATCGCTTTAAAAGAAATGCGTCTAAAGTTGGATGCACTAGAACGTTCCAAGAATGAACCGATCGCTATTGTTGGGATGAGTTGCAGATTTCCCGGAGGAGCGGATTCTCCTTCACAATTTTGGGAACTGTTACGCAATGGAGTAGATGCGATCGCTGAAGTTCCTGAAGATAGATGGAATATCGATGAATACTACAGTTCCAACTTGAATCTTTCGGGTAAAATGTACACCCGCAATGGTGCGTTTATTCAAAATGTAGACCAATTTGACCCCCATTTCTTTGGAATTTCCGCCAAGGAAGCCGCAAGTATGGACCCCCAACAGCGTCTGTTGCTTGAGCTTGCTTGGGAAGCACTGGAGTATGGCGGACAATCTCCACAAAAGCTGAACGGTTCTAAAACCGGGGTGTTTATGGGGTTGTTCATGGATGACTATTCCCGATTTAACTTGTATTCTGGCGACCATGACCGTATTGATGGTTACAGCAGTTTAGGTAATGCCCGCAGTGTGGCGGTGGGTCGGGTAGCTCATTTTTTGGGTTTCCAAGGCCCCGTTATGCAGCTAGATACTGCTTGTTCTTCTTCTTTGTTGGCAGTGCATTTAGCTAGCCACAGTCTACGTTCTGGGGAATGCAACATGGCTTTAGCTGGTGGGGTGAATTTGATTTTATCGCCGGAAGCCTCCATCGGTTTAAGTAAAATGCGTGCCTTGGCTCCTGATGGACGCTGTAAAACTTTTGACGCGGCTGCTGATGGTTACGGTAGAGGTGAAGGTTGCGGCATTGTTGTACTCAAACGGTTGTCAGATGCGATCGCCAACGGCGATAATATCCTGGCTTTGGTTCGCGGTTCAGCTGTCAATCACGATGGTGCTAGCAGCGGTTTAACTGTTCCCAATGGATTGGCTCAAGAAGCATTAATTAGTCAAGCGCTGCAAAATGCTTGCGTAGAACCCCTAAAAGTCAGCTATGTAGAAACCCACGGCACCGGTACCGCTTTGGGCGATCCAATCGAAGTGAGAGCGTTGGGTTCCGTGCTGTGTCAAGGACGTTCTTCGGAAGAACCTTTGTTTATTGGTTCGGTAAAAACTCAAGTTGGCCATTTGGAATCTGCTGCTGGAATAGCCAGTTTAATGAAGGTAATTCTGGCTTTGCAAAATCAAGAGATTCCCGGTAATTTACATTTAAAGCAACCCAGTTCTCACATTCAGTGGGATAAACTCGCGGTTAAGGTTCCTACTGCACCGACAAAATGGGATTCTCAGGGACAAAGATTGGCTGGTGTGAGTTCTTTTGGTATTAGCGGTACCAACGTCCATTTAGTTGTAGAAGAAGCGCCGAAAGTCAAATCTTTAGAGCCGCAAACTGAAGAACGTCCCCGGCATTTGCTGTGTTTGTCAGCCCTAACAGAAACAGCCCTGGTTTCCCTTGCCCAATCCTATCAAACATTTCTAAAATCTCATCCCGCAGCATCTCTAGCAAATATTTGTTTTACAGCCAACACGGGGCGATCGCATTTTAAATATCGCCTGGCTGTAGTTGCCGAATCGACGGCAGATTTGAGCGAACAATTACAAGGTTTTGCTGTCGGTGATTCTACTGTGAAATTCAGCAGAGGTAAGGTAGAAAATAACCGTCCAAAAATAGTATTTCTCTTTGCCGGACAAGGTTCTCAATACGTGGGAATGGCACGCCAGCTTTACGAAACTCAGCCGACGTTCCGTAAAACTTTAGACAGATGTGACGAAATTTTACGTCCTTATCTGCAAAAACCTTTATTATCGGTACTTTATCCAGAATCTAACGCGCCCCAGTTGTTGCACGAAACTGCTTATACTCAACCTGCGCTGTTCGCTTTAGAGTACGCTTTGGCGCAATTATGGAAATCTTGGGGAATTGTGCCGGATGCGGTTATCGGTCATAGTGTTGGTGAATATGTTGCCGCTTGTGTGGCTGGGGTATTCAGTTTGGAAGATGGGCTAAAATTGATTGCCGAACGAGGAAGACTCATCCAGTCGCTACCGCAAGATGGGACGATGGCGGCGGTTTTTGCACCGGAAGCTAAAATAGCATCTCTGTTGCAAAATCACGCAGACAAAGTATCTATTGCTTGCGTTAATGGACCGAATAATGTTGTGATTTCTGGAGTTAGAGAAACCGTTAGCGAAATACTTGAACAATTAAAATTACAGGGAATCAACGCTCAAGTTTTACAAGTTTCTCACGCTTTTCATTCGCCTTTAATGGCAAGCATCCTTGATGAATTCGAGCAGATAGCAAATGCGCTAGAGTTTCAAAAACCACGCATTCCTTTTATTTCTAATGTCACCGGAGAAATTCTTGAGGCGCGACAAGTACCTGATGCAGCTTATTGGCGCCAGCATTTGCGGGGTACGGTAAGATTTTTCACCGGCATGGAGACACTTTCTAAACGAGACTACGATATCTTTTTGGAAGTAGGGCCAAGCACAACACTGTTGGGAATGGGTAAAAAATGCTTGCCAGAAAATACCGCGACTTGGTTACCTTCCCTGAAAAAAGATAGCGATGATTGGATGCAATTGCTCGCTACCGCAGGCGAATTATACGTCCGGGGAACAACAATAGATTGGTCAGCTTTTGATCGAGATTATCAACGTCAACTCATAGTTTTACCAACTTATCCGTTTCAGCGTCAAAGGTATTGGGTTGAGAAGGTGGTAGAAGTCAGAAGACAGAAGATAGAGGAGGCATTACAATCTGCGCCAATTCTCAAGCCAAAATCAGAAAATATTTCCCGTCAAGCTGTAGTACCTCCAGAATGGTTTTATCATTGGCAGTGGCATTCAGAAAGTTTAATTGAATCCACAGAAATAGCAACGGGAGCGATTTTAATTTTTGGCGATCGCCATCATGTAGGAGAAAGATTTTCCGAGCTACTTGATAGCAGGAAATACACTACATATTTTGTCACTCCCGGCGCAAGCTTTAAGCAAAAAGATAAGCACTTTACTGTCAATCCCGCAGTTGCTCAAGATTACGTACAACTGATTGAAACTATCAAAGCAGAAGGTTTGCCAATATCAACAGTTATTCATCTGTGGAATTACAAACAAGAACAAGTTTCACCAGAAAAATTGCTAGTTGAGGACAATACATTCAATCAAAGCTTTTGGAGTCTCCAGTGGTTAGCCCAAGCTTTCACTAAACAATATCCCAGCAATAATCTAAATCTGCTCTTGGTAACTGAAGGTGCTTACATCGCATCTGAATCTGACAGCTTACACAACGTACATCAATCAATGACGGGTACTTTGGTAAGGGTATTATCACAAGAAAATCCCACAATTCAAACCAAAGTTGTAGACGTAACACCGGATATTTTACCCCAGGAACTTACGAAGATTTTATCTCAAGAAATCCAAACGCAAGCAACTGGAGAAGGTATCGTAGCCATCCGCGATCGCCAAAGACTTACCCGCAGTTTGGAAAGAATTAACGTACCCCAAAATCACAATCAAGTTTCGTTATCAAGCGGTGACACTTGGTTAATTACCGGCGGTAGTAGCGATGTGGGAACGGAAATTGCTTTAACTTTGGCTAGTGAAACTCAGATTAATTTAGTCCTAACTGGAAGAAATCCACTTCCACCGAGAGAAACATGGGAATCTTCCAATCATAATGCTGCAACAACCAAACGTATCCAAGCAATTCAACAATTAGAAAGCTTGGGAGCCACGGTAATGTACCAAGCTGTGGATGTTACCGATAGCTTGGGTATGGAAGATTTGGTTAAAGCGATTAAATTGCGTTTTGGTAGTTTAGATGGGGTAATTCATGCGGCTGGAGTTGCAGATCATACCACATTCAAACTGTTGCAAAAGCCAAATAGTACCATCGCTAAAGTGTTAGCACCCAAGGTTCAAGGAACCATTGTTTTAGACAGGGTAACGCGCAACGAACCGTTAAAATATTTTGTTGTCTTATCCTCAGTTTCCGCTTCTAAAGCAGAATGGGGAACTGGGATGGCCGATTATGCTGCTGCTAATACTTTCCTTGATAGTTACGTCGTCTACCGCAATCAACGCGGTGCATCGGGGCATTCATTAGCTCTCAATTACTCCTTGTGGAGCGATCGCGGTATGGGAGCATTGCTAGGTGATGCTACTTTATTGATGGTTAAATCTAAAGGTCTTAATCCTTTAGAACCAGAACCTGCGGCGAATGCTTTTATTAAAGCTTTGGCTTTCAATAATTCTTCTGTCATCCATATTATTGATGCGATAGAAGCATCTGTCCCAGTTAAGCAGGTACGTTTTACCACCGCAGAAAAAGCCCCTACAAAAACCTTAAATATCCGCAATTTGGTTCGAGAAATCTTAGGGCAACATTTGGCTATCTCGGAAGGGGAAATTGAAGGATATCAAACGTTTACTGAATTGGGTTTGGATTCGGTGGGGACTGTAGAAGTTGTACAAGGTCTTGGTAAGGCTTTGGAAGCTGAGTTACTTCCGACTTTGTTGTTTGAATATCAAACGCCGGATGATTTGATTGATTATCTGCAAGAAAAGTTTGGGTATGAAATTAGTAGTGTTTCAGGAGATGATTTATTAACGAACCGCAGAGACGCAGAGGGAAGAGATGGGGAGGAAGTTGACAGCCCACAAATTTTTGATGAAGAGAAGTTAGCGGAAGATTTGGAGGCAGAATCACCAAATACGACTAACGATAATGTTAGAGAACAAGACATCGCAATTATCGGCATGGCTTGTAAAATACCAGGAGCGGATAATTTAGAAGAGTACTGGAATTTACTGATTGAAGGACGTTCTGCTGCTAAGGATGTACCTGAAGATAGATGGTTTCATCAACACTATTTTTCTGAAAATAGCTCCAAGGAAACATCAATATCTAAACGCGGTTGTTTTGTCGAAAATCCCTTTGATTTTGACCCGATGTTCTTTGGTATTTCCCCCAAAGAAGCTGTCGCAATGGACCCCCAACAAAGGGTATTTTTAGAATTAGCCATGAAAGCTTTACAACAAGCCGGTTATGGTGGCAGATATCGAACAAAAAATATCGGGGTGTTTGTTGGTTGCGGACAAAATACCTACATCGAACATTTCGGTAACTCTCAATACTATGAAGCTTTAAGTCAGCGTTTTGGTGACAGTGCTTGGTTTAAGAATTTAGAGAATGGCGATCGCCAAAATTTGCTCAATACTCTTTCCCAGGTGTTGCAACCAAGCGAAATTTTACCCGAATCGTCTGCGGGTAATGAAGTAAATGAACTTGCGGCTAGAGTCAGCCACTGTTTGGATTTAAAAGGCCCCAGCATGGCGGTTGTGACAGCTTGTTCCTCTTCCCTCGTAGCGTTGCATATCGCTTGTGAAAGCATCCGTTCCGGCGAGAGTAAAATGGCGATCGTTGGCGGGGTGAATTTCAATCTGAGTCCCAGCCCCTTTACCTTCCTCAAAAAAGCCCAGGCTCTTTCACCCACAGGAACTTGTTACCCCTTCGATAAACGTGCTAACGGATTGATTTTGGGAGAAGGTGCGGGTGTATTAATCGTCAAGCCTCTCAAACAAGCTTTAGCAGACGGCGATAATATTCACGCTGTAATTAAAGGTTCGGCAATTAATAACGACGGACATTCACAAGGTATAACTGCTCCCAATCCCAAAGGACAATCGGAAGCCATTCGTCAAGCATATCTGAACAGTGGTGTAGATCCGGAAACAATTTCTTACATCGAAACTCATGGTACAGGTACGCTATTAGGAGATCCCATAGAAGTAGAAGGAATGACTAAAGCCTTCAGTACTTTTACTACCAAAAAAGGTTTCTGTGGCATAGGTTCCGTTAAATCTTCCATTGGTCATTTACTTTCTGCTTCGGGAATAGTTAGCTTAATTAAAGTAGTACTTGCCATGCAGAATGGCAAAATACCCCAAACTTTGGGCTTCAGCGAACCCAACCCCCATATTAACTTTGCCAACACGCCTTTTTATGTAGTAGGCGACGGTAGCAAACAATGGTTGAGAAATGAAAATCCCTTGCGTGCGGGAGTCAACGGATTTGGATTTGGCGGTACCAACTGTCACGTTATCCTTGAACAATCTCCTCTGACTGCAAACAATGTTGTCAAATCCCAGGTAAAAACTTTCTCTCCCCAGCTGTTATTCTTAACAGCTCACAATCAAACAGCACTCCAACAAGTAGCCGCACAACTTTACGAGCATATCGCCAATCATCCAGAACAACAAACTAACCAAATATGCTTTACTCAAAATAACGCCCAACGAGAACAACCATTAAAAGCCGCATTATTGGTTAACAATCGCCAAGATTTACTCGATAATCTCAAGGCGATCGCTAACAATCAAACAAAGTCCGAAATCCATACAGGTAAAGCGAATCCCCAGCGCACAACCCCAATACATTTAGTGTTTGATGAAAACATCTCCATAACTCCCGAAGAAGTAGAAATTCTCAGACAAAACTTCACCGAATTTAACAAAGCTTGCACTGATTGCGAACAATATTTGGGTTGTGGAATATCTAAGTTAACCACAAAAGCATATATCTTTGCAGTACAGTATGCTTGGGGACGATGGTTACAATCTTTAGAACTTCAACCTACTAGTTTATTAGTAGAAAAAATCGGTGTAATTGTTGGTGCTTGTTTAAATGGAATGCTAAAATTAGAGCAAGCAATCAAACTGTTAGATTCGCAAGTAGAACCAAGTATTCCCCAACAAGAATTATCATCAACTTGGACTTGCCCATTAATTACTCCCGAAGGAATATTTAGACAGCATCAACAAGTTTCTGCCAATCAATTACTAAACCTTGTACAGAATGTTCGCTCTTTGAATGTAGACAACATTCGAGAAGTAATCAGCAAACAAGGAGTATATCTAAGCTTGGGTAATTCTCCATCCTTACAACAGCAAATAACTTCTCTAGATGCTAACGGAACTTGGATATATCCAGACAAACAGCAACCAGTTGCAAATAGTTTGTTAACAACCCTAGCAAAACTCTATGTAGCGGGAGTCCGATTTAACAGTCAATATTTATTCCCTGAAAACCTGCATCGAGTAGTATTACCAACCTATCCCTTCCAACGGAAAACCTACAGAGTAGAAATAATCACCACCGAAATTGAGAAAGAAACAATTCCAACAACTATTCCTACACTCTTACCAATCGAAAAACTACCATCACTTTCACCACAACAACGCCATTTAAGCCATGCAACATTAGCAGAAGATTTAGTCAAACTTGACAACAATCATCAACCAAACAGCACCAAACTTTTACCACTAGAAAAACTAACTCCCCTTTCACCAGAACAACGTCAACTAACTTACTTAGTTTTATCTGAAGAATGGCAAAAACTTGGTAAATAA